A stretch of the Gossypium hirsutum isolate 1008001.06 chromosome D07, Gossypium_hirsutum_v2.1, whole genome shotgun sequence genome encodes the following:
- the LOC107958580 gene encoding DNA repair protein UVH3 isoform X2, which yields MKSSLATQEDSNLANASTSVAAIPSEDDGDEDEEMILPAMHGNVDPAVLAALPPSLQLDLLGQMRERLMAENRQKYQKVKKAPEKFSELQIQSYLKTVAFRREIDEVQRAAAGRGVAGVQTSRIASEANREFIFSSSFTGDKQALTSARKEIDEDKQPERHSDHPSGFLGSVKSSCKSNVAAESVPDESTSAPDEDVGTYVDATGRIRVSRVRGMGIRMTRDLQRNLDLMKEIEKERTNLNKGVNVQSVPDKSKIDASKSVSNGNQFVETSHDDNGESVNVNESNQQSAFETESCMEITFEDDGKTEYFDDDDIFARLAAGEPVTLPSPEEKSLRKQPSGSDSDFEWEEGVVEGKWDGVTPGMNAEHNLLNKESNITDDSEVEWEEEPSDAPKSSSGPVESGRMLSKGYWEEESDLQEAIRRSLTDVGVEKSNSFPSDVIESKNLGENLDEDFGSLHEKGDTGASSFPGDAVNWQNKSCENLDRPRKPCTVNEPSISETFNSPESPSPVHNSDKNMTILSKFSERSDGSHSEQSRHHETAEFVATLEKEVDFPTGKHLDVSKEVDGLSTISDSWFKDNSHSFDAARGDIPDTIQVDKKTGSEDEPSNLVSDNKSSIEAEILDQDKKIDFEAKPSQQSVDTVNLSIPTVQSSANKVISDLHIEQELSGDITYENCVNKAEQHTDMSTIKGNDNEEIKFSKASLDEELLILDQECINMVDEQRKLERNAESVSSEMFAECQELLQMFGLPYIIAPMEAEAQCAYMELTNLVDGVVTDDSDVFLFGARSIYKNIFDDRKYVETYFMQDIEKELGLTREKLMRMALLLGSDYTEGVSGIGIVNAIEVVNAFSEEDGLHKFREWIESPDPTILGKLNVQEGSSARKRGPKSTEKDVNGTKTSRRGSESNNGTSSLDQNSFQADKNMQSTDCTDDIKQIFMDKHRNVSKNWHIPSSFPSEAVISAYSLPQVDKSTEPFTWGRPDLFVLRKLCWEKFGWGSQKSDELLLPVLREYEKRETQLRMEAFYTFNERFAKIRSKRIKKAVKGITGNQSSELIDEGMQQVSKSRRKRRASPVQSGDDKSGEPSNKKEDIASRCQSKSTDKSVPKTSRKRQNSGKDVSFEMRTPEPQLQTLRRRKTNKQSAGNGRGRGGGEGRRRKGSSGFQQFETSSSGGDSGNDNQEVDGEKLDQPREVRRSMRTRNPVNYTVKDLEDEGGLSHKESSGEDAMEKEAGEDVKEKIQCEAREPSLDNIYGDYLETGGGFCMDERGTDLPDANQDVDLETEPTNDYLKMGGGFCMEGDIDQPDTSQDVNPFSETGSANDYLKMGGGFCMEESETIGNPDAGNYEDPVQATESSNCFAFMDKADDNIDSAEPSVNAKGSLLDKLQNGGKTPDEANDALNLNHRNAANKDDSKESASLREASDVGTTFISGLSAMPSLKRKRRRR from the exons ATGAAAT CATCTCTTGCAACCCAGGAAGATAGCAATTTAGCTAATGCATCAACATCAGTTGCAGCCATCCCTTCTGAGGACGATGGTGATGAAGATGAAGAGATGATACTT CCAGCAATGCATGGGAATGTTGATCCAGCTGTTTTAGCTGCTTTGCCTCCATCTCTGCAACTTGATCTTCTTGGTCAg ATGCGGGAAAGATTGATGGCTGAAAATAGACAAAAGTATCAAAAAGTTAAAAAG GCACCTGAAAAGTTCTCTGAGCTACAAATACAGTCTTATCTTAAAACTGTTGCTTTCCGTCGAGAAATAGATGAAGTTCAGAGAGCTGCTGCTGGGCGAGGGGTTGCTGGTGTACAGACTTCCAGGATAGCTTCTGAAGCCAACAGAGAATttattttttcatcatcatttactgGAGACAAACA GGCACTTACGTCTGCTAGAAAAGAGATTGATGAAGATAAGCAACCAGAGAGACATTCAGATCATCCTTCAGGTTTTCTGGGTAGTGTTAAATCAAGCTGTAAGTCCAATGTGGCGGCAGAATCAGTCCCTGATGAATCTACTAGTGCTCCTGATGAAGATGTTGGGACATATGTTGATGCGACAGGCCGTATACGTGTCAGTAGAGTGAGAGGTATGGGAATTCGTATGACTCGTGATTTACAAAGGAACTTAGATTTGATGAAAGAGATTGAGAAGGAAAGAACAAATTTGAATAAGGGTGTGAATGTGCAGTCTGTTCCAGATAAGAGCAAAATTGATGCTTCAAAGAGTGTATCTAATGGAAATCAGTTTGTAGAAACTTCACATGATGATAATGGTGAATCTGTAAATGTGAATGAGAGCAATCAGCAGTCTGCTTTTGAAACTGAATCTTGTATGGAAATAACTTTTGAGGATGATGGAAAGACGGAGTATTTTGATGATGATGATATTTTTGCACGCTTAGCAGCAGGTGAACCTGTAACACTACCTTCTCCTGAGGAAAAATCTTTGAGAAAGCAGCCTTCGGGTTCTGATTCAGATTTTGAGTGGGAGGAAGGAGTGGTTGAAGGAAAATGGGATGGTGTTACTCCTGGTATGAATGCTGAACATAATCTTTTGAATAAGGAAAGCAATATTACTGATGATAGTGAAGTGGAATGGGAGGAAGAGCCTTCTGATGCTCCCAAGAGTTCCTCTGGACCTGTTGAATCAGGTAGAATGCTCTCTAAAGGTTACTGGGAAGAGGAGTCTGATCTACAGGAGGCAATAAGGAGAAGTCTAACAGATGTAGGTGTTGAAAAATCTAATTCTTTTCCTTCTGATGTTATTGAATCAAAAAACTTAGGAGAAAACTTGGATGAAGATTTTGGATCTCTGCACGAGAAAGGTGATACAGGTGCAAGTAGTTTTCCAGGGGATGCTGTTAATTGGCAGAATAAGTCTTGTGAAAATTTAGATAGACCCCGGAAGCCATGTACTGTGAATGAGCCAAGTATATCAGAAACCTTTAATTCTCCTGAGAGCCCATCACCTGTACATAATTCTGATAAAAACATGACAATATTGAGTAAATTTTCTGAAAGATCTGATGGTTCTCATTCTGAGCAATCAAGGCACCATGAAACTGCAGAATTTGTTGCAACACTGGAGAAGGAGGTCGATTTTCCTACTGGGAAACACTTGGATGTTTCTAAGGAGGTTGACGGGTTGTCTACCATCTCTGACAGTTGGTTTAAGGATAATTCTCATAGTTTTGATGCAGCACGTGGTGACATTCCTGATACCATTCAGGTTGATAAGAAAACTGGTTCTGAAGATGAACCATCTAACCTGGTCAGTGACAATAAAAGTAGTATTGAAGCTGAAATTCTGGATCAAGATAAGAAAATTGATTTTGAAGCTAAACCATCGCAGCAATCAGTTGACACAGTTAACTTATCCATTCCCACGGTGCAGTCATCTGCAAATAAAGTAATATCTGATCTTCACATTGAGCAAGAACTGTCAGGGGATATAACTTATGAAAATTGTGTCAACAAAGCAGAGCAGCATACAGACATGTCTACCATTAAGGGCAATGATAATGAAGAAATTAAGTTCTCAAAGGCTAGCTTGGATGAGGAGCTGCTAATTCTAGATCAGGAATGTATCAATATGGTAGATGAGCAGAGGAAGCTTGAACGTAATGCAGAATCTGTCAGTAGTGAAATGTTCGCAGAGTGTCAG GAACTGCTGCAAATGTTTGGCTTACCCTACATTATTGCACCGATGGAGGCAGAAGCTCAATGTGCTTATATGGAGCTAACAAACCTTGTTGATGGTGTTGTCACTGATGATTCTGATGTATTCTTGTTTGGGGCACGAAGTATTTACAAGAATATATTTGATGATAGGAAATATGTGGAGACTTACTTTATGCAG GACATTGAGAAGGAACTTGGTTTGACAAGGGAAAAGTTAATGCGAATGGCATTGCTTCTTGGGAGTGACTACACTGAAGGGGTTAG TGGAATTGGTATTGTTAATGCTATTGAGGTAGTGAATGCATTCTCAGAAGAAGATGGACTTCATAAATTCCGGGAGTGGATTGAGTCCCCTGATCCTACTATCTTGGGGAAGCTCAATGTGCAAGAAGGATCTAGTGCAAGGAAAAGAGGGCCAAAATCCACAGAAAAAGATGTAAATGGTACAAAAACCAGCAGGAGAGGATCTGAAAGCAACAATGGAACGTCTTCACTTGACCAGAACAGTTTTCAAGCTGACAAGAACATGCAGTCTACAGATTGTACCGATGATATAAAGCAGATTTTCATGGATAAGCAT AGAAATGTGAGCAAAAACTGGCACATACCCTCATCATTCCCAAGTGAAGCAGTTATTTCTGCATATTCTTTGCCACAAGTAGATAAGTCAACTGAACCATTCACATGGGGAAGGCCAGATCTTTTTGTTCTTCGCAA ACTGTGCTGGGAGAAGTTTGGATGGGGTAGTCAGAAATCAGATGAGTTGCTACTGCCTGTTTTAAGAGAGTACGAAAAACGAGAG ACTCAATTGCGAATGGAAGCCTTTTACACTTTCAATGAAAGATTTGCTAAAATACGTAGCAAGAGAATTAAGAAAGCTGTTAAAGGAATCACTGGAAACCAATCCTCGGAGTTGATAGATGAAGGCATGCAACAAGTTTCTAAAAGTAGGAGAAAGAGAAGAGCTAGTCCAGTTCAAAGTGGAGATGATAAATCAGGGGAACCTTCAAACAAGAAAGAGGACATTGCTTCTCGATGTCAGAGTAAATCCACGGACAAATCAGTGCCTAAGACATCAAGGAAACGGCAGAACTCTGGAAAGGATGTTTCATTTGAGATGAGAACTCCAGAACCACAACTGCAGACGTTGCGCAGGCGAAAAACCAACAAACAATCAGCTGGGAATGGAAGAGGTAGAGGTGGTGGGGAAGGAAGAAGGCGTAAAGGAAGTTCTGGTTTTCAGCAGTTTGAAACCAGCTCTTCTGGTGGTGATAGCGGCAATGATAACCAGGAAGTTGATGGGGAGAAGTTAGATCAGCCACGGGAAGTGCGAAGG TCCATGCGTACTCGAAACCCTGTGAATTACACTGTGAAGGACCTAGAAGACGAGGGTGGCTTGAGCCATAAAGAATCCTCTGGTGAAGATGCAATGGAGAAAGAAGCTGGTGAAGATGTAAAGGAAAAGATTCAGTGTGAAGCTAGAGAGCCTTCTCTTGACAACATCTATGGAGACTATCTCGAAACAGGAGGCGGATTTTGTATGGACGAGAGAGGAACTGATCTACCTGATGCTAACCAAGACGTTGATCTTGAAACTGAACCAACTAATGATTACCTGAAAATGGGAGGTGGATTTTGCATGGAAGGAGACATTGATCAACCTGATACAAGCCAAGATGTCAATCCCTTTTCTGAAACCGGATCAGCCAATGATTACCTGAAAATGGGAGGTGGATTTTGCATGGAAGAAAGTGAGACGATCGGTAACCCAGATGCCGGTAACTATGAAGATCCTGTACAAGCTACTGAGTCTTCAAACTGCTTTGCTTTTATGGACAAAGCTGACGATAACATTGATTCAGCTGAACCATCTGTCAATGCTAAAGGATCACTACTGGATAAACTTCAAAATGGAGGGAAGACACCTGATGAAGCAAATGATGCTCTGAATCTAAACCACCGGAATGCTGCAAATAAAGATGATTCCAAGGAAAGTGCATCACTTCGGGAGGCAAGTGATGTCGGAACAACATTCATCAGTGGTCTAAGCGCAATGCCTAGCTTGAAGAGGAAGCGCAGGAGGAGGTAA
- the LOC107958580 gene encoding DNA repair protein UVH3 isoform X1 has translation MGVHGLWELLAPVGRRVSVETLAGKKLAIDASIWMVQFMKAMRDEKGEMIRNAHLLGFFRRICKLLYLKTKPVFVFDGATPILKRRTVIARRRQRENAQAKIRKTAEKLLLNQLKQMRLKELAKDLDNQRKMQKNNNKDKRKMVSSDNQSDTNFVGCNANVELTKEGDVKLKEKLEVPSIGKDGGHNEDEDEDEVIILPDIDGNIDPDVLAALPQSMQRQLLKQGKKILLNDLNQSNKERSGTEHDAMTSTSYSQEKLDEMLAASLATQEDSNLANASTSVAAIPSEDDGDEDEEMILPAMHGNVDPAVLAALPPSLQLDLLGQMRERLMAENRQKYQKVKKAPEKFSELQIQSYLKTVAFRREIDEVQRAAAGRGVAGVQTSRIASEANREFIFSSSFTGDKQALTSARKEIDEDKQPERHSDHPSGFLGSVKSSCKSNVAAESVPDESTSAPDEDVGTYVDATGRIRVSRVRGMGIRMTRDLQRNLDLMKEIEKERTNLNKGVNVQSVPDKSKIDASKSVSNGNQFVETSHDDNGESVNVNESNQQSAFETESCMEITFEDDGKTEYFDDDDIFARLAAGEPVTLPSPEEKSLRKQPSGSDSDFEWEEGVVEGKWDGVTPGMNAEHNLLNKESNITDDSEVEWEEEPSDAPKSSSGPVESGRMLSKGYWEEESDLQEAIRRSLTDVGVEKSNSFPSDVIESKNLGENLDEDFGSLHEKGDTGASSFPGDAVNWQNKSCENLDRPRKPCTVNEPSISETFNSPESPSPVHNSDKNMTILSKFSERSDGSHSEQSRHHETAEFVATLEKEVDFPTGKHLDVSKEVDGLSTISDSWFKDNSHSFDAARGDIPDTIQVDKKTGSEDEPSNLVSDNKSSIEAEILDQDKKIDFEAKPSQQSVDTVNLSIPTVQSSANKVISDLHIEQELSGDITYENCVNKAEQHTDMSTIKGNDNEEIKFSKASLDEELLILDQECINMVDEQRKLERNAESVSSEMFAECQELLQMFGLPYIIAPMEAEAQCAYMELTNLVDGVVTDDSDVFLFGARSIYKNIFDDRKYVETYFMQDIEKELGLTREKLMRMALLLGSDYTEGVSGIGIVNAIEVVNAFSEEDGLHKFREWIESPDPTILGKLNVQEGSSARKRGPKSTEKDVNGTKTSRRGSESNNGTSSLDQNSFQADKNMQSTDCTDDIKQIFMDKHRNVSKNWHIPSSFPSEAVISAYSLPQVDKSTEPFTWGRPDLFVLRKLCWEKFGWGSQKSDELLLPVLREYEKRETQLRMEAFYTFNERFAKIRSKRIKKAVKGITGNQSSELIDEGMQQVSKSRRKRRASPVQSGDDKSGEPSNKKEDIASRCQSKSTDKSVPKTSRKRQNSGKDVSFEMRTPEPQLQTLRRRKTNKQSAGNGRGRGGGEGRRRKGSSGFQQFETSSSGGDSGNDNQEVDGEKLDQPREVRRSMRTRNPVNYTVKDLEDEGGLSHKESSGEDAMEKEAGEDVKEKIQCEAREPSLDNIYGDYLETGGGFCMDERGTDLPDANQDVDLETEPTNDYLKMGGGFCMEGDIDQPDTSQDVNPFSETGSANDYLKMGGGFCMEESETIGNPDAGNYEDPVQATESSNCFAFMDKADDNIDSAEPSVNAKGSLLDKLQNGGKTPDEANDALNLNHRNAANKDDSKESASLREASDVGTTFISGLSAMPSLKRKRRRR, from the exons ATGGGAGTTCACGGTCTATGGGAACTGCTAGCTCCCGTCGGCCGCCGCGTGTCCGTCGAAACCCTAGCCGGAAAGAAACTCGCCATCG ATGCAAGTATTTGGATGGTTCAATTCATGAAAGCGATgcgagatgagaagggagaaatGATTCGAAACGCGCATTTGTTAGGGTTTTTTAGGAGAATTTGCAAACTTTTATATCTAAAAACTAAACCTGTTTTCGTCTTCGACGGTGCCACACCTATTCTCAAGCGCCGCACCGTCATTGCTCGACGTCGACAGAGAGAAAACGCTCAGGCTAAGATCCGTAAAACGGCTGAAAAATTGCTCCTAAATCAA CTAAAGCAAATGAGACTGAAAGAGTTGGCAAAGGATCTTGACAACCAGAGGAAAatgcaaaagaataataataaggATAAGCGTAAGATGGTTTCTTCAGATAACCAATCTGACACTAACTTTGTGGGATGTAATGCCAACGTGGAATTGACAAAAGAAGGTGACGTAAAGCTGAAAGAAAA aTTGGAAGTGCCTAGTATTGGAAAGGATGGGGGTCAcaatgaagatgaagatgaagatgaagtgATAATACTG CCAGATATTGATGGAAATATTGATCCTGATGTTTTAGCGGCATTGCCACAATCAATGCAACGACAGCTTCTTAAGCAG GGTAAGAAGATTTTATTAAATGACCTGAATCAATCTAACAAGGAGAGGAGTGGCACAGAACATGATGCTATGACATCAACTAGTTACAGTCAGGAAAAGCTGGATGAAAT GTTGGCAGCATCTCTTGCAACCCAGGAAGATAGCAATTTAGCTAATGCATCAACATCAGTTGCAGCCATCCCTTCTGAGGACGATGGTGATGAAGATGAAGAGATGATACTT CCAGCAATGCATGGGAATGTTGATCCAGCTGTTTTAGCTGCTTTGCCTCCATCTCTGCAACTTGATCTTCTTGGTCAg ATGCGGGAAAGATTGATGGCTGAAAATAGACAAAAGTATCAAAAAGTTAAAAAG GCACCTGAAAAGTTCTCTGAGCTACAAATACAGTCTTATCTTAAAACTGTTGCTTTCCGTCGAGAAATAGATGAAGTTCAGAGAGCTGCTGCTGGGCGAGGGGTTGCTGGTGTACAGACTTCCAGGATAGCTTCTGAAGCCAACAGAGAATttattttttcatcatcatttactgGAGACAAACA GGCACTTACGTCTGCTAGAAAAGAGATTGATGAAGATAAGCAACCAGAGAGACATTCAGATCATCCTTCAGGTTTTCTGGGTAGTGTTAAATCAAGCTGTAAGTCCAATGTGGCGGCAGAATCAGTCCCTGATGAATCTACTAGTGCTCCTGATGAAGATGTTGGGACATATGTTGATGCGACAGGCCGTATACGTGTCAGTAGAGTGAGAGGTATGGGAATTCGTATGACTCGTGATTTACAAAGGAACTTAGATTTGATGAAAGAGATTGAGAAGGAAAGAACAAATTTGAATAAGGGTGTGAATGTGCAGTCTGTTCCAGATAAGAGCAAAATTGATGCTTCAAAGAGTGTATCTAATGGAAATCAGTTTGTAGAAACTTCACATGATGATAATGGTGAATCTGTAAATGTGAATGAGAGCAATCAGCAGTCTGCTTTTGAAACTGAATCTTGTATGGAAATAACTTTTGAGGATGATGGAAAGACGGAGTATTTTGATGATGATGATATTTTTGCACGCTTAGCAGCAGGTGAACCTGTAACACTACCTTCTCCTGAGGAAAAATCTTTGAGAAAGCAGCCTTCGGGTTCTGATTCAGATTTTGAGTGGGAGGAAGGAGTGGTTGAAGGAAAATGGGATGGTGTTACTCCTGGTATGAATGCTGAACATAATCTTTTGAATAAGGAAAGCAATATTACTGATGATAGTGAAGTGGAATGGGAGGAAGAGCCTTCTGATGCTCCCAAGAGTTCCTCTGGACCTGTTGAATCAGGTAGAATGCTCTCTAAAGGTTACTGGGAAGAGGAGTCTGATCTACAGGAGGCAATAAGGAGAAGTCTAACAGATGTAGGTGTTGAAAAATCTAATTCTTTTCCTTCTGATGTTATTGAATCAAAAAACTTAGGAGAAAACTTGGATGAAGATTTTGGATCTCTGCACGAGAAAGGTGATACAGGTGCAAGTAGTTTTCCAGGGGATGCTGTTAATTGGCAGAATAAGTCTTGTGAAAATTTAGATAGACCCCGGAAGCCATGTACTGTGAATGAGCCAAGTATATCAGAAACCTTTAATTCTCCTGAGAGCCCATCACCTGTACATAATTCTGATAAAAACATGACAATATTGAGTAAATTTTCTGAAAGATCTGATGGTTCTCATTCTGAGCAATCAAGGCACCATGAAACTGCAGAATTTGTTGCAACACTGGAGAAGGAGGTCGATTTTCCTACTGGGAAACACTTGGATGTTTCTAAGGAGGTTGACGGGTTGTCTACCATCTCTGACAGTTGGTTTAAGGATAATTCTCATAGTTTTGATGCAGCACGTGGTGACATTCCTGATACCATTCAGGTTGATAAGAAAACTGGTTCTGAAGATGAACCATCTAACCTGGTCAGTGACAATAAAAGTAGTATTGAAGCTGAAATTCTGGATCAAGATAAGAAAATTGATTTTGAAGCTAAACCATCGCAGCAATCAGTTGACACAGTTAACTTATCCATTCCCACGGTGCAGTCATCTGCAAATAAAGTAATATCTGATCTTCACATTGAGCAAGAACTGTCAGGGGATATAACTTATGAAAATTGTGTCAACAAAGCAGAGCAGCATACAGACATGTCTACCATTAAGGGCAATGATAATGAAGAAATTAAGTTCTCAAAGGCTAGCTTGGATGAGGAGCTGCTAATTCTAGATCAGGAATGTATCAATATGGTAGATGAGCAGAGGAAGCTTGAACGTAATGCAGAATCTGTCAGTAGTGAAATGTTCGCAGAGTGTCAG GAACTGCTGCAAATGTTTGGCTTACCCTACATTATTGCACCGATGGAGGCAGAAGCTCAATGTGCTTATATGGAGCTAACAAACCTTGTTGATGGTGTTGTCACTGATGATTCTGATGTATTCTTGTTTGGGGCACGAAGTATTTACAAGAATATATTTGATGATAGGAAATATGTGGAGACTTACTTTATGCAG GACATTGAGAAGGAACTTGGTTTGACAAGGGAAAAGTTAATGCGAATGGCATTGCTTCTTGGGAGTGACTACACTGAAGGGGTTAG TGGAATTGGTATTGTTAATGCTATTGAGGTAGTGAATGCATTCTCAGAAGAAGATGGACTTCATAAATTCCGGGAGTGGATTGAGTCCCCTGATCCTACTATCTTGGGGAAGCTCAATGTGCAAGAAGGATCTAGTGCAAGGAAAAGAGGGCCAAAATCCACAGAAAAAGATGTAAATGGTACAAAAACCAGCAGGAGAGGATCTGAAAGCAACAATGGAACGTCTTCACTTGACCAGAACAGTTTTCAAGCTGACAAGAACATGCAGTCTACAGATTGTACCGATGATATAAAGCAGATTTTCATGGATAAGCAT AGAAATGTGAGCAAAAACTGGCACATACCCTCATCATTCCCAAGTGAAGCAGTTATTTCTGCATATTCTTTGCCACAAGTAGATAAGTCAACTGAACCATTCACATGGGGAAGGCCAGATCTTTTTGTTCTTCGCAA ACTGTGCTGGGAGAAGTTTGGATGGGGTAGTCAGAAATCAGATGAGTTGCTACTGCCTGTTTTAAGAGAGTACGAAAAACGAGAG ACTCAATTGCGAATGGAAGCCTTTTACACTTTCAATGAAAGATTTGCTAAAATACGTAGCAAGAGAATTAAGAAAGCTGTTAAAGGAATCACTGGAAACCAATCCTCGGAGTTGATAGATGAAGGCATGCAACAAGTTTCTAAAAGTAGGAGAAAGAGAAGAGCTAGTCCAGTTCAAAGTGGAGATGATAAATCAGGGGAACCTTCAAACAAGAAAGAGGACATTGCTTCTCGATGTCAGAGTAAATCCACGGACAAATCAGTGCCTAAGACATCAAGGAAACGGCAGAACTCTGGAAAGGATGTTTCATTTGAGATGAGAACTCCAGAACCACAACTGCAGACGTTGCGCAGGCGAAAAACCAACAAACAATCAGCTGGGAATGGAAGAGGTAGAGGTGGTGGGGAAGGAAGAAGGCGTAAAGGAAGTTCTGGTTTTCAGCAGTTTGAAACCAGCTCTTCTGGTGGTGATAGCGGCAATGATAACCAGGAAGTTGATGGGGAGAAGTTAGATCAGCCACGGGAAGTGCGAAGG TCCATGCGTACTCGAAACCCTGTGAATTACACTGTGAAGGACCTAGAAGACGAGGGTGGCTTGAGCCATAAAGAATCCTCTGGTGAAGATGCAATGGAGAAAGAAGCTGGTGAAGATGTAAAGGAAAAGATTCAGTGTGAAGCTAGAGAGCCTTCTCTTGACAACATCTATGGAGACTATCTCGAAACAGGAGGCGGATTTTGTATGGACGAGAGAGGAACTGATCTACCTGATGCTAACCAAGACGTTGATCTTGAAACTGAACCAACTAATGATTACCTGAAAATGGGAGGTGGATTTTGCATGGAAGGAGACATTGATCAACCTGATACAAGCCAAGATGTCAATCCCTTTTCTGAAACCGGATCAGCCAATGATTACCTGAAAATGGGAGGTGGATTTTGCATGGAAGAAAGTGAGACGATCGGTAACCCAGATGCCGGTAACTATGAAGATCCTGTACAAGCTACTGAGTCTTCAAACTGCTTTGCTTTTATGGACAAAGCTGACGATAACATTGATTCAGCTGAACCATCTGTCAATGCTAAAGGATCACTACTGGATAAACTTCAAAATGGAGGGAAGACACCTGATGAAGCAAATGATGCTCTGAATCTAAACCACCGGAATGCTGCAAATAAAGATGATTCCAAGGAAAGTGCATCACTTCGGGAGGCAAGTGATGTCGGAACAACATTCATCAGTGGTCTAAGCGCAATGCCTAGCTTGAAGAGGAAGCGCAGGAGGAGGTAA